One genomic window of Nerophis lumbriciformis linkage group LG29, RoL_Nlum_v2.1, whole genome shotgun sequence includes the following:
- the LOC133572037 gene encoding bromodomain-containing protein 1-like isoform X2, which yields MKKKARHQRPVALKRDSSPIKPSPNRETLTYAQAQRMVELEVDGRVHRLSIYDKLDIITDDDPTAQEIMECNSNKENTEKPQQVLVRSVRLKNNQQKKKKSTTLTAPPSGSQASPSGLLEPQVRTVEYNLPVVPKRPAPYYKFTERTAEEMDEEVEYDMDEEDYAWLELLNEKRKSEGISQVSNNLFEFLMDRFEKESYLVMQGQSDLRALVDEDAVCCVCMDGDGADSNVILFCDSCNIAVHQECYGVPYIPEGQWLCRHCLQCPSRPAECVFCPNRGGALKKTDDDRWGHVACALWVPEVGFSDTVFIEPIDGVRNIPPARWKLTCYLCKEKGAGACIQCDKINCYAAFHVSCAQKAGLFMKMEPVKDVTVSGAATFSVKKTAYCCSHTPDGCDRRPLNIYEEAHRKNGACHKKKIRRGRARAKSWQKKRPKRVEPEAEPEAPSNSGPSITASSFDTILNQVAVQRKRPFVEHVLSYWVLKRQSRNNVPLIRRLQAHPQVPKSKQADRKETHKALKEQLKQWHRLRHDLERARLLLELIRKREKLKREEMKQQQLVLEVQLTPFNILLRAVLSQLQEKDQYNVFAQPVSTTEVSDYLEHIKKPMDFSTMRKQIDEQCYGSMDDFEADFDLVIANCMKYNAKDTFFYRVAQRMQEHGGAIIRRARKEADRIGFEFPSGLLLVEAPKVEAPQPFTWADVDRLLKPPYRQMTPLKNQLKELLEKLDLSKAMKHSPSRSKRLKLLKKTITEVRSEISLKTSRPPTLPTASQLHPSTELILKPPESSCSREENSTPPTLEPLSSSQPEAPPTNLEPPSLKPVDHAPMELDSNDTTTSATSVPHDKLNGHLPDSLLPNANFPAEASGACNRRTNILFRKSKSTSPQKPPKIPEVSSLSPLGAKTFLSVVIPRLETLLLPKKRTRSGSVDCQEDEESPIKRLGTGIANGFVVEEEEEDVSPPRLLEPRRRCASESSISSAGSVLSGTGTVIVSKNGKGRQAAARRNTVDVKSSPTSCTENGELSRAVKVSADHGPPAAEDGAPAQRGGASPSATGRAPSRRADAVQVRRETLPRPLLRQQTQLAMAS from the exons ATGAAGAAGAAAGCTCGACATCAGCGGCCGGTGGCGCTGAAAAGGGACTCGTCGCCCATCAAACCTTCGCCAAACCGGGAGACCCTGACGTACGCGCAGGCTCAGCGGATGGTGGAGCTGGAGGTGGACGGCCGTGTCCACCGACTGAGCATCTACGACAAGCTGGACATTATCACTGATGACGACCCCACGGCTCAGGAGATCATGGAGTGCAACAGCAACAAAGAAAACACAGAGAAGCCCCAACAAGTTCTGGTGCGCTCTGTGCGCCTCAAAAATAACCagcagaaaaagaagaagagcaCAACGTTGACTGCACCGCCCAGTGGCAGCCAAGCTAGCCCCAGCGGCCTGCTAGAACCCCAGGTTCGGACTGTGGAGTACAATCTACCAGTGGTCCCGAAAAGGCCAGCGCCGTACTACAAGTTCACAGAGCGGACAGCGGAGGAGATGGATGAGGAAGTGGAGTATGACATGGACGAGGAGGACTACGCCTGGCTGGAGCTTCTCAACGAGAAGAGGAAGAGCGAGGGCATCAGTCAGGTGTCTAACAATCTGTTTGAGTTCCTCATGGACCGCTTTGAGAAGGAGTCGTACCTGGTCATGCAGGGTCAGAGCGACCTTCGGGCACTGGTTGACGAGGACGCTGTCTGCTGCGTCTGCATGGACGGAGACGGAGCAGACAGCAACGTGATCCTGTTCTGTGACTCCTGCAACATCGCAGTGCATCAGGAGTGCTACGGTGTGCCGTACATCCCGGAAGGCCAGTGGCTCTGTCGCCACTGCCTTCAGTGTCCGTCGCGGCCGGCCGAGTGCGTCTTCTGCCCAAATCGAGGCGGCGCCCTGAAGAAGACGGACGATGACCGCTGGGGCCATGTGGCCTGTGCCCTGTGGGTGCCTGAGGTGGGCTTCTCGGATACGGTTTTCATCGAGCCTATTGATGGTGTGCGGAACATCCCGCCCGCCCGCTGGAAACTGACATGTTACCTGTGTAAGGAGAAAGGAGCGGGGGCGTGCATCCAGTGCGACAAGATCAACTGTTACGCCGCCTTCCACGTCAGCTGTGCCCAGAAGGCCGGCCTCTTCATGAAGATGGAGCCTGTCAAGGATGTGACGGTGTCTGGCGCCGCCACCTTCTCCGTGAAAAAGACGGCGTACTGCTGCAGCCACACGCCCGACGGCTGCGACCGCCGGCCGCTCAACATCTACGAGGAGGCGCACCGGAAAAACGGCGCCTGTCACAAGAAGAAGATCAGGCGAGGCAGGGCCAGGGCCAAGTCTTGGCAAAAAAAGAGGCCTAAACGAGTTGAGCCAGAGGCTGAACCTGAGGCTCCGAGCAACTCCGGCCCGAGTATCACTGCTTCAAG TTTCGACACCATCCTGAACCAAGTAGCTGTTCAGAGGAAGCGTCCTTTCGTCGAGCATGTGCTGAGCTACTGGGTCCTGAAGAGGCAGTCCAGAAACAACGTGCCGCTGATCCGCCGCCTGCAGGCCCACCCGCAGGTGCCCAAGTCCAAGCAAGCG GATCGTAAAGAGACTCACAAAGCGCTGAAGGAGCAGCTGAAGCAGTGGCACCGCCTCCGACACGACCTGGAGCGAGCGCGTCTGCTGCTGGAGCTCATCAGGAAAAGAGAGAAGCTCAAGAGGGAGGAG ATGAAGCAGCAGCAGTTGGTGCTGGAGGTCCAGTTGACGCCCTTCAACATCCTGCTGAGAGCCGTGCTCAGTCAGCTGCAGGAGAAGGACCAGTACAACGTCTTTGCTCAACCCGTCAGCACCACAGAG GTCTCGGACTACTTGGAGCACATAAAGAAGCCCATGGACTTTTCCACCATGAGGAAGCAAATAGACGAGCAATGCTATGGCAGCATGGATGACTTTGAAGCCGACTTTGACCTAGTCATCGCCAACTGCATGAAGTACAACGCCAAGGACACATTTTTCTACAGGGTGGCTCAGAGGATGCAGGAGCACGGAGGGGCCATCATCCGCAGGGCCCGCAAAGAGGCAGACCGAATCGGCTTTGAATTCCCCAGCGGGCTGCTGCTGGTCGAAGCACCAAAAGTGGAGGCCCCCCAACCCTTCACTTGGGCAGACG TGGACCGTTTGCTGAAACCTCCCTACCGCCAGATGACACCTTTAAAGAATCAGCTGAAGGAGCTGCTGGAGAAGCTGGACCTGAGTAAGGCCATGAAGCACAGTCCGTCTCGCAGCAAGAGGCTCAAACTGCTCAAGAAGACCATCACGGAAGTTCGTAGTGAAATAAGTCTGAAGACGTCTCGTCCGCCAACTCTGCCCACTGCATCACAGCTCCACCCATCGACGGAACTAATACTTAAACCTCCAGAATCTTCCTGTTCCCGAGAAGAGAACTCAACTCCGCCAACTTTGGAACCACTATCATCGTCACAACCAGAAGCACCGCCCACCAATTTAGAGCCCCCCTCCCTAAAGCCAGTGGATCACGCCCCCATGGAACTGGACAGCAATGACACCACTACCTCAGCCACCTCAGTGCCCCATGACAAGCTCAACGGTCACCTTCCTGACTCGCTGCTTCCAAACGCCAACTTTCCCGCCGAAGCCTCTGGCGCTTGCAACCGAAGGACTAACATCCTCTTTAGGAAGTCTAAAAGCACTAGCCCACAGAAACCCCCCAAGATCCCGGAGGTGTCCTCGTTGTCTCCACTGGGGGCCAAAACCTTCTTGTCTGTGGTTATTCCTCGACTGGAGACGCTCCTCTTGCCGAAGAAGAGGACGAGGAGTGGCAGCGTGGACTGTCAGGAAGACGAAGAGTCGCCAATAAAGCGCCTGGGCACAG GGATTGCCAACGGTTTTGTggtggaggaggaagaggaggatgtcTCGCCGCCTCGTCTGCTGGAGCCTCGCCGACGCTGTGCCTCCGAGTCAAGCATCTCTTCAGCTGGCAGCGTTCTGTCAGGAACCGG CACCGTCATCGTCTCGAAAAACGGCAAAGGGCGACAGGCGGCGGCACGACGCAACACCGTAGATGTCAAAAGCAGTCCGACTTCCTGCACTGAGAACGGAGAGTTGAGCAGAGCCGTAAAGGTCTCGGCAG ATCATGGACCCCCGGCCGCGGAGGATGGGGCGCCGGCACAACGGGGCGGAGCTTCCCCGTCCGCCACAGGACGTGCTCCGAGCCGGAGAGCGGATGCAGTTCAGGTCCGCCGAGAAACTCTTCCTCGTCCACTTCTTCGACAGCAAACGCAGCTG GCAATGGCTTCCTAG
- the LOC133572037 gene encoding bromodomain-containing protein 1-like isoform X1, which produces MKKKARHQRPVALKRDSSPIKPSPNRETLTYAQAQRMVELEVDGRVHRLSIYDKLDIITDDDPTAQEIMECNSNKENTEKPQQVLVRSVRLKNNQQKKKKSTTLTAPPSGSQASPSGLLEPQVRTVEYNLPVVPKRPAPYYKFTERTAEEMDEEVEYDMDEEDYAWLELLNEKRKSEGISQVSNNLFEFLMDRFEKESYLVMQGQSDLRALVDEDAVCCVCMDGDGADSNVILFCDSCNIAVHQECYGVPYIPEGQWLCRHCLQCPSRPAECVFCPNRGGALKKTDDDRWGHVACALWVPEVGFSDTVFIEPIDGVRNIPPARWKLTCYLCKEKGAGACIQCDKINCYAAFHVSCAQKAGLFMKMEPVKDVTVSGAATFSVKKTAYCCSHTPDGCDRRPLNIYEEAHRKNGACHKKKIRRGRARAKSWQKKRPKRVEPEAEPEAPSNSGPSITASSFDTILNQVAVQRKRPFVEHVLSYWVLKRQSRNNVPLIRRLQAHPQVPKSKQADRKETHKALKEQLKQWHRLRHDLERARLLLELIRKREKLKREEMKQQQLVLEVQLTPFNILLRAVLSQLQEKDQYNVFAQPVSTTEVSDYLEHIKKPMDFSTMRKQIDEQCYGSMDDFEADFDLVIANCMKYNAKDTFFYRVAQRMQEHGGAIIRRARKEADRIGFEFPSGLLLVEAPKVEAPQPFTWADVDRLLKPPYRQMTPLKNQLKELLEKLDLSKAMKHSPSRSKRLKLLKKTITEVRSEISLKTSRPPTLPTASQLHPSTELILKPPESSCSREENSTPPTLEPLSSSQPEAPPTNLEPPSLKPVDHAPMELDSNDTTTSATSVPHDKLNGHLPDSLLPNANFPAEASGACNRRTNILFRKSKSTSPQKPPKIPEVSSLSPLGAKTFLSVVIPRLETLLLPKKRTRSGSVDCQEDEESPIKRLGTGIANGFVVEEEEEDVSPPRLLEPRRRCASESSISSAGSVLSGTGTVIVSKNGKGRQAAARRNTVDVKSSPTSCTENGELSRAVKVSAEAWKPSAAFPFVLEPLKLVWAKCSGYPSYPALIMDPRPRRMGRRHNGAELPRPPQDVLRAGERMQFRSAEKLFLVHFFDSKRSWQWLPRSKMAPFGMDQTLDRIKLLESRRSSLQKSVQLAFDRAMNHLNGIGGLEPSAD; this is translated from the exons ATGAAGAAGAAAGCTCGACATCAGCGGCCGGTGGCGCTGAAAAGGGACTCGTCGCCCATCAAACCTTCGCCAAACCGGGAGACCCTGACGTACGCGCAGGCTCAGCGGATGGTGGAGCTGGAGGTGGACGGCCGTGTCCACCGACTGAGCATCTACGACAAGCTGGACATTATCACTGATGACGACCCCACGGCTCAGGAGATCATGGAGTGCAACAGCAACAAAGAAAACACAGAGAAGCCCCAACAAGTTCTGGTGCGCTCTGTGCGCCTCAAAAATAACCagcagaaaaagaagaagagcaCAACGTTGACTGCACCGCCCAGTGGCAGCCAAGCTAGCCCCAGCGGCCTGCTAGAACCCCAGGTTCGGACTGTGGAGTACAATCTACCAGTGGTCCCGAAAAGGCCAGCGCCGTACTACAAGTTCACAGAGCGGACAGCGGAGGAGATGGATGAGGAAGTGGAGTATGACATGGACGAGGAGGACTACGCCTGGCTGGAGCTTCTCAACGAGAAGAGGAAGAGCGAGGGCATCAGTCAGGTGTCTAACAATCTGTTTGAGTTCCTCATGGACCGCTTTGAGAAGGAGTCGTACCTGGTCATGCAGGGTCAGAGCGACCTTCGGGCACTGGTTGACGAGGACGCTGTCTGCTGCGTCTGCATGGACGGAGACGGAGCAGACAGCAACGTGATCCTGTTCTGTGACTCCTGCAACATCGCAGTGCATCAGGAGTGCTACGGTGTGCCGTACATCCCGGAAGGCCAGTGGCTCTGTCGCCACTGCCTTCAGTGTCCGTCGCGGCCGGCCGAGTGCGTCTTCTGCCCAAATCGAGGCGGCGCCCTGAAGAAGACGGACGATGACCGCTGGGGCCATGTGGCCTGTGCCCTGTGGGTGCCTGAGGTGGGCTTCTCGGATACGGTTTTCATCGAGCCTATTGATGGTGTGCGGAACATCCCGCCCGCCCGCTGGAAACTGACATGTTACCTGTGTAAGGAGAAAGGAGCGGGGGCGTGCATCCAGTGCGACAAGATCAACTGTTACGCCGCCTTCCACGTCAGCTGTGCCCAGAAGGCCGGCCTCTTCATGAAGATGGAGCCTGTCAAGGATGTGACGGTGTCTGGCGCCGCCACCTTCTCCGTGAAAAAGACGGCGTACTGCTGCAGCCACACGCCCGACGGCTGCGACCGCCGGCCGCTCAACATCTACGAGGAGGCGCACCGGAAAAACGGCGCCTGTCACAAGAAGAAGATCAGGCGAGGCAGGGCCAGGGCCAAGTCTTGGCAAAAAAAGAGGCCTAAACGAGTTGAGCCAGAGGCTGAACCTGAGGCTCCGAGCAACTCCGGCCCGAGTATCACTGCTTCAAG TTTCGACACCATCCTGAACCAAGTAGCTGTTCAGAGGAAGCGTCCTTTCGTCGAGCATGTGCTGAGCTACTGGGTCCTGAAGAGGCAGTCCAGAAACAACGTGCCGCTGATCCGCCGCCTGCAGGCCCACCCGCAGGTGCCCAAGTCCAAGCAAGCG GATCGTAAAGAGACTCACAAAGCGCTGAAGGAGCAGCTGAAGCAGTGGCACCGCCTCCGACACGACCTGGAGCGAGCGCGTCTGCTGCTGGAGCTCATCAGGAAAAGAGAGAAGCTCAAGAGGGAGGAG ATGAAGCAGCAGCAGTTGGTGCTGGAGGTCCAGTTGACGCCCTTCAACATCCTGCTGAGAGCCGTGCTCAGTCAGCTGCAGGAGAAGGACCAGTACAACGTCTTTGCTCAACCCGTCAGCACCACAGAG GTCTCGGACTACTTGGAGCACATAAAGAAGCCCATGGACTTTTCCACCATGAGGAAGCAAATAGACGAGCAATGCTATGGCAGCATGGATGACTTTGAAGCCGACTTTGACCTAGTCATCGCCAACTGCATGAAGTACAACGCCAAGGACACATTTTTCTACAGGGTGGCTCAGAGGATGCAGGAGCACGGAGGGGCCATCATCCGCAGGGCCCGCAAAGAGGCAGACCGAATCGGCTTTGAATTCCCCAGCGGGCTGCTGCTGGTCGAAGCACCAAAAGTGGAGGCCCCCCAACCCTTCACTTGGGCAGACG TGGACCGTTTGCTGAAACCTCCCTACCGCCAGATGACACCTTTAAAGAATCAGCTGAAGGAGCTGCTGGAGAAGCTGGACCTGAGTAAGGCCATGAAGCACAGTCCGTCTCGCAGCAAGAGGCTCAAACTGCTCAAGAAGACCATCACGGAAGTTCGTAGTGAAATAAGTCTGAAGACGTCTCGTCCGCCAACTCTGCCCACTGCATCACAGCTCCACCCATCGACGGAACTAATACTTAAACCTCCAGAATCTTCCTGTTCCCGAGAAGAGAACTCAACTCCGCCAACTTTGGAACCACTATCATCGTCACAACCAGAAGCACCGCCCACCAATTTAGAGCCCCCCTCCCTAAAGCCAGTGGATCACGCCCCCATGGAACTGGACAGCAATGACACCACTACCTCAGCCACCTCAGTGCCCCATGACAAGCTCAACGGTCACCTTCCTGACTCGCTGCTTCCAAACGCCAACTTTCCCGCCGAAGCCTCTGGCGCTTGCAACCGAAGGACTAACATCCTCTTTAGGAAGTCTAAAAGCACTAGCCCACAGAAACCCCCCAAGATCCCGGAGGTGTCCTCGTTGTCTCCACTGGGGGCCAAAACCTTCTTGTCTGTGGTTATTCCTCGACTGGAGACGCTCCTCTTGCCGAAGAAGAGGACGAGGAGTGGCAGCGTGGACTGTCAGGAAGACGAAGAGTCGCCAATAAAGCGCCTGGGCACAG GGATTGCCAACGGTTTTGTggtggaggaggaagaggaggatgtcTCGCCGCCTCGTCTGCTGGAGCCTCGCCGACGCTGTGCCTCCGAGTCAAGCATCTCTTCAGCTGGCAGCGTTCTGTCAGGAACCGG CACCGTCATCGTCTCGAAAAACGGCAAAGGGCGACAGGCGGCGGCACGACGCAACACCGTAGATGTCAAAAGCAGTCCGACTTCCTGCACTGAGAACGGAGAGTTGAGCAGAGCCGTAAAGGTCTCGGCAG AGGCGTGGAAGCCCTCCGCTGCCTTCCCATTTGTTCTGGAACCTCTTAAGCTAGTTTGGGCTAAATGTAGTGGATATCCCTCCTATCCCGCCCTG ATCATGGACCCCCGGCCGCGGAGGATGGGGCGCCGGCACAACGGGGCGGAGCTTCCCCGTCCGCCACAGGACGTGCTCCGAGCCGGAGAGCGGATGCAGTTCAGGTCCGCCGAGAAACTCTTCCTCGTCCACTTCTTCGACAGCAAACGCAGCTG GCAATGGCTTCCTAGATCCAAGATGGCTCCCTTCGGGATGGACCAGACGCTCGACAGGATCAAGCTGCTGGAGTCTCGCCGCTCCAGCCTGCAGAAGTCGGTGCAGCTCGCCTTCGACCGCGCCATGAACCACCTGAACGGCATCGGCGGGCTGGAACCAAGCGCCGACTGA